The genomic DNA GGCGCGGCCAATCCCAGCGCTCTGTCCGTCGTCGCGGTCGGCACGGGCCTCTATGGGCTCACGACGCTGGCCGGGGATGGCTCCTTCAGCATCGACGTTCGGGGTGACGCACCTGGCGAGGTGGATCTCTTCGCCCGGGAGACCGAGGGCCCCGGGGGAAAGGTCCTCCGGGTCGGGCTCAAGCGGGACATCGCCGTCGGCTCCGGCGCGAGTGTCTCGGGGCTGGAGGTCGCGCTCGACCACCCCGTGGATCAGTCGCTCGGAGTGACGGTGGCGGGCGGATTCGACCCGGAGGGCGAGGCGAGCGCCACGCTCCAGTACATCCTGGGTGGCCAGCTCCTCTTCAGCACGAATGCCTCGGGGCAACTGCCCCTCTCGATCCCGGCGGTCGCCCGGACGGCTCCGTTCGATACCCTCACCCCGATGCTTCGCGTCTCCGTGGGTGACGCGGCGACGCTCCCGGGAGGAATGGTTCAGACGGCGGTACCCGTGAGCGGGACCTCGTCCGCCGCGGTCTCGTTCCTGAACCCCCTGCGCATCACCTCGCCGGGGGTGGGGACCCTGGAGGCCCCGGCCAGGGCCTCGCGCTCTGGCCTCGTCCTGGGCTGGAGCCCCGATGGCTCCGCGCACCTGACGGAGGTGGAACTCGCGGCCACGATCGGGCCGGGTCCCCTGGATTGGAGCGTGATGGCTCCCACCTTCATCACTTCATTCACGCCCTTCGCGCTTCCCGCGGACATCGCCCCGGTCACCACCATTCCCGCGGGTTCCTACCGCGTGGCGGCGACCACCACATGGCGTGCCAACGTGAGTGGCTACGCGGACTTCTTCACCGGAAGCGCGGCTTCCAGTCCGTACGAGGAGACCCGGACGACCCGGCTCCGTGCCTACGTCGAACTCCAGTAGCCACGGACGTGACGGAGTCTGTTCACCGCTCGGACTTTCCGAGCGTGGTCCGGGACCTGTATCTTGCTTTTGAGGGGACCTGGAAACCGAGTCCTCGGAGGATTCTCATGGCAGACGAGACAGCCGAATTCGTCAAGGACCCCTGGAGTTATATCCGCAACAAGCTGGTCAACAACTCGCGCCCGGTACAGGCCATCTGGTGCACCTTGGCGGGGCCCGACGCCAAGAAGTCCGCCAACGCGACCGAGTTCCTTTCCGTGCTCGATAGCGGCCTGGTGAACATGATGGAATTCCAGTTCGTTCCCGTCGTCTACAAGGGGACAACCAACGTCATGCTCCGGCCCAACATCGAGAACTTCTTCAGCATCTCGAACAACCGGCTGGACGCGGAAGTGGAGATCGAGATCAACCAGACCCAGAGGAAGGTGAACCTGGCGAAGATCCACCAGCGGTACAACAGCCAGGTTCCCATGCTCTGGAAATGGTCGGCCGCCTGGCCCAGTGCGATCAAGGCCTACTACTTCCCGTACAAGACGGGCGGCATCAAGAAGCCCGAGCACATGGGCTTCGTCGACTTCCCGCGACAGAACCCGCCCCACAAGTTCGTCTTCACCGGAGGCATGAATGGCTGTCATCTGGTGGTGACCGACTCACCCCTGGGGGAGAAGTTCCTGCGCGCCTGGCACTACCAATCGGCCAGCTCCAATCCCGTCTACCTCCCCAAGCAGCTCGGGACGGGGAAGTTTCCGCGGAAGGTCTATGACTGGCTGACCCACGAGGAGTACGAATTCGTGCCAGGCAGGCAGTTCAACAAGGCGCGGACGGAGGTTTTCAACGACGAGGTCAACGGCTTCAACTTCTTGCACTACCACGACGATGACAACTCCTGGTGGTTGTACTCGCAGCCGCAGAAGATCTGCCAGGACAGCTATTCGAACCCACCAGCGACGTACGTCACCAAGAGCCGACAGCAGCCGTTTCGGCGGAAGATCGTGGTGACGTGAGAGCAGTGCTCTCGGATGGGTGCTGGGGTTTTCGTGTCAGGCCTTGAGGCGGGTGACGACCGCGACGAACTGGTCGGCGGCGCTGCCCCAGCCCTCGTGGAAGCCCATCTGGGCGTGAGAGGCGCAATCGTCCGCGTTCCAGTGCAGCGCGCGAGCGGTGTAGCGGGTCTTGCCTCCTTCTTCCTCGAAGGTGAAAACGCCGGTCATGAACGCCTTTTCCGCCGGTACCCAGCCGGGCTTGAAGGCATCGGTGAAGACGATTCGTTCCGGGGCGTTGACCTCGAGGAAGACACCGGCGCTGGGGTACGTGTTGCCCTTGTCGTCGCGCATCAGGGTGCGGAAGATGCCGCCGGGCTTGAGCTCCATTTCGCATTCGGGCGTGGTCATGCCGAAGGGGCCCACCACTCGGTCAGGTGCTCGAGCCAGGCCTTGAAGACCACTTCGCGCGGCGCATCGATGAGACGCGTCAGTGAGAGGGTGAGGTTCGCGGGGTGCTGGATGTCGACGTTGGGCATGGGGGAGTCCTTTCCCTTCCGGGGTTGAGATCGGCCGTGGCCGTTCAGTCCAGCGACGAATGGGCGCTGGACGGATCGACACGGGCCCGACTTTTTTCGCCCGCGTAGGCGCCTGTCCGGGTCACCGTGAAGGTTCCTCATTGCCTGGGCACCTACCGCGTGGCGGCGACCACTCGCTGGTGTGACAATGTGAGTGGCTATGCGGATTTTTTCACCGGGGGCGTGCCTTACAGCCCCCCCCCGCTTGGCGAACCGCATCGCTCGGTTTCGAGCCTATGTCGCGGCGCCAGTCACCCCGCACGTGGCATGATGAAGTCCGTGTGCTGCCGTGCGGCTTCCTGGCAAGCCGCTGGGGAAAGATGACGTCCATGAAGGGTTCGTTGCCGATTCTTCTGCTCGGAGTGGGGTGCGCCACTCCACCTGAAACGAACACCCTGGCGCGGGGGATGGTCGTCGCCAAGGGGCCTTGGTCGCAGGTTCCCGCCGTTGAAATGCCCGCGGGAGATGCCTCCATCCCCATCACTTTGCTCCGGGACGCGGCGGACGCGCTTCTCATGCTTCCTGGTGCCAAGGTGTGTGACCCCGCGGAGAATCGGCCCCTGGTGGGTTTGTCCACGGAGTATTGCTCGACGGTCTATGTTGCTGGCGGTCGTGAATCCCTCTCCTGGCGAGTGACCGAGCCCAGTCAGGGAAACCACAGTTCATGCAAACCGTTCTTCAAGGTGAAGGATGACGACTACCCTGACTCTCAAGTCTGGGTTGTGGGGTACATCCACAATCACCCGTGTGCTTCGACTCCCTCCTCGCTCGATCTCGGTGCATGGCCTACGGATAGCCTCGATCCATATGTGTCCATGGCGGAAGTCCGCCTGATTCCGGGCAACCCGAGTCCTGCCATTTACAAGAGTACGAGCATCGAGATGGCTTCGGCACTGGTGGCGGAGCGTCAGGACGGTACGCGCATCTTCCTGCGCTATTTCCCCACAGGGGAAATACAGCAGTGGAGTGATGGGCGGGATCATTGGGTCA from Melittangium boletus DSM 14713 includes the following:
- a CDS encoding SRPBCC domain-containing protein; translation: MTTPECEMELKPGGIFRTLMRDDKGNTYPSAGVFLEVNAPERIVFTDAFKPGWVPAEKAFMTGVFTFEEEGGKTRYTARALHWNADDCASHAQMGFHEGWGSAADQFVAVVTRLKA